The following proteins come from a genomic window of Gossypium raimondii isolate GPD5lz chromosome 5, ASM2569854v1, whole genome shotgun sequence:
- the LOC105769668 gene encoding protein DUF642 L-GALACTONO-1,4-LACTONE-RESPONSIVE GENE 2, giving the protein MAESSAINRCLFLFMLIFPHFSTLALAEDGLVANGDFEARPSNGFPSEAIADGPTEIPSWRTKGRVELVSSGEKVSGGMLLIVPGGSKAVRLGNDAEISQEVTVEKGSTYAVTFSAARTCAQLESLNVSVPPASQSVDLQTLYNVQGWDPYSISFEAEVDKVPLIFRNTGMEDDPECGPIIDDIAIKKLVTPDQPKDNAVVNSGFEFGPWMFQNVSLGVLLPTNLDEETSPLPGWMVESTRAVRYIDSNHYAVPEGKRAVELVSGKEGIISQMVETKPDKLYSLTFSLGHAGDKCKEPLAVMAFAGDQAQNFHYTPDSNSTFQVASVNFTAKAERTRIAFYSVYYNTRTDDMSSLCGPVVDDVRVWYSWASRNEVQVLLGIGLSFWAYLFVLV; this is encoded by the exons ATGGCCGAGAGCTCCGCAATAAACAGATGCCTCTTCCTTTTTATGCTTATCTTCCCTCATTTCTCTACTCTAGCTCTAGCTGAAGATG GATTGGTGGCAAATGGTGATTTCGAGGCACGACCCTCGAACGGCTTCCCAAGCGAGGCAATAGCGGATGGGCCGACGGAGATCCCGAGCTGGAGAACAAAAGGCAGAGTGGAGCTGGTGTCGTCTGGGGAAAAAGTGAGCGGAGGGATGCTCCTCATCGTGCCCGGAGGCTCGAAAGCCGTTAGATTGGGTAATGACGCAGAGATCAGCCAAGAAGTAACGGTGGAGAAAGGGTCCACGTACGCAGTTACCTTCAGTGCGGCCCGCACGTGCGCGCAACTTGAGTCATTGAATGTGTCCGTGCCACCTGCTTCACAGTCGGTAGACCTCCAAACATTGTACAACGTGCAAGGGTGGGACCCTTACTCGATTTCATTCGAGGCAGAGGTGGATAAAGTGCCGTTGATTTTCCGGAACACCGGAATGGAAGATGACCCGGAATGTGGGCCCATCATTGATGATATTGCCATTAAAAAACTTGTTACCCCTGATCAGCCCAAAG ACAATGCAGTAGTTAACAGTGGCTTTGAATTTGGCCCTTGGATGTTCCAAAATGTATCTCTTGGTGTCTTGCTTCCGACCAACCTTGACGAAGAGACATCCCCATTACCAGGATGGATGGTCGAATCAACCAGGGCGGTTCGATACATTGATTCCAACCATTATGCTGTCCCAGAAGGCAAACGTGCCGTGGAGTTGGTTTCCGGCAAGGAAGGCATCATTTCTCAAATGGTGGAAACCAAACCAGATAAGCTATATAGCTTGACCTTCTCTTTGGGGCACGCTGGGGACAAATGCAAGGAACCACTGGCTGTAATGGCGTTTGCAGGGGACCAGGCACAAAATTTTCACTACACGCCTGACTCTAACTCCACCTTCCAAGTTGCTAGTGTGAACTTCACAGCCAAGGCGGAGAGGACACGTATCGCGTTCTACAGTGTGTATTACAATACAAGAACCGATGACATGAGCTCACTATGTGGTCCGGTGGTGGACGATGTTCGGGTGTGGTATTCATGGGCAAGTAGAAATGAGGTCCAAGTGTTGTTAGGGATTGGACTTTCTTTTTGGGCTTACCTTTTCGTTTTGGTTTAG